In the genome of Nomascus leucogenys isolate Asia unplaced genomic scaffold, Asia_NLE_v1 001001F_37144_qpd_obj, whole genome shotgun sequence, the window GATGTTAGTACTCAAAATGTATACATCCCCTTCATTCACAAGAGAACAAACTTTTcagaaatagcattttttttttttagtgtgaaCTCACCTTGCTGATACATTTCCCACATCctgcaaaaacaataaaagataatGGTAATTATGAGAGATTTTTCCTTCTGCATCTTTTCTCATAcacttgtttctttctgttttagtgttttaataatgtatatctttttatttcctgctaAGGAATCATTCAAGGCTACGTGAATAACAGAACCTCAACTAAACAAGAAAAAGCTTCACTAGTGTGCATTAAGAAGAAAGGAGCTCAGCAAGAGACGGTGGAGTAAAGCAAAGATATCTAGGTTTCCAGTGTCATTAATTTCCTAATCTTATTTCCAAGGAAAGGTCTGACCACACATGAcaactattaaaacaaaacagagaaccatATGAGAAACAGAGTGCATGGACACTGATGAGCAGCTTTGAGAAATCTTGCCCAGGCAAGGGGAAACCCCTCAATGTCTTCAGCAAATCACTGCTCTCTGGGAGATCAGAGTGAGGAGGAACTAGGGCATGTAAATGGAGTATTACTAACCTTCCCCTGGCCTAGAGTTCTAATGATTTTGGATGATCTCTCTGTGTGGATAGTACTCCAAATTATATTGAAGAGAACTTTGTTATATGTTATCagctaaaatggcaaaaatttcccaaagattaccAAAGTATGCAGTCATAAATGACTGGAAAAATGTAATGGTGGAAGTCAGAGAGCATGTGTCACTTAGCTTAGAGCAGTGACATATGCAGGTGATATTTGCATGTCCTGGCAGCATTGTCCAGCAAAGGCTTCCTGTCTCTGAGGATGGACCCTCCCTCCTCACCTGGAGCAGCTCCACATCAGGCATGCGGCATGTCTCCCACAGCTCTCCGTACATGTCTTTCATCCCTTCCAAATGTTGGGTCATTCTCACTTGACTGTCTTGTAGTTGTTGGAAAAgctcttttgcttctctttccagtGCCTGCAGATGCAATTGCTCCTCCTCTTCGAGAAATATATGCATCTTTTGATATTGAATACGGATTATCATCTTCCTTAATGACACATAGTTCTGCAGAGATGTTTGGTTAAAAggattacatgttctcactctcaatagaaaacttcaaataattatatGCTGAGTTTAATCAAGCAACTTATAAACTTTCTGCCTCACTCTTGCAAGGAGTCTTGAATATTTGCTATCTTCTTCTGTCCATCTTTTTCAATGTTcctattctctctccctttttaaatCAAACCTGTATAAAGACTCCCGGTTTCAGTCACTGTGATGCTTCTTCACAGTTGTTACTGAGTCAATTATTTCCTCTATTAATCTCTCTTTTAGGATTTTTCCGTGTCTGATTCGCCTacatgttaaaaaacatttagCCATACAGCATATTACGcagtttttttacttttaccatatttttattctatatactattctatttctttcatcttcCTCATACCCTGTCTTAGTGAAATGTTGTCTCATCTGCAGTGTCTGAAAAGGTTTATACCAACCTTCAAATTTGAACTAGAATACACATCATGCCGTTTATCCAATATACCAGAATTAATTTGGCTAGCTTGTGTGGGCTTCTCTGTTTGCAACTCCTATTATATCAATTGAAATCACTACATTTTCTTGGGATGAAATCACTATCTTTCAACTGGTAGTTTGAATTTAGCTAAAAATTATAAGCTAACAttgtgtttatttgcataaaaacaaagaaaacattttcattcttACCTCTAATGAATGAAATTTGCTAGTTTCCTGATTTAGATTGTTTCGTGTCTCTTGATTGATTTTCCATAAATAGTCCATTTCCTTTATAAGTTTCTCCTGCAAAAGAAGCAAGAAGCTTAGCAATAATGAAGGCAGTATAGTAGATTTCATCCCCTTATCAATAAAAAGAAGGCTGTAATTGAAAGAAACGTAAGTTAGAGTGGAGTGGTCAGAGTTTTCCAAGTTCAACACATTTGGTTCTAATAAGTTGGTTGTGAAAAGTGATAGAACCATAATAGAGAGTTTTAAGGGACCCTTCAGATAATATCAtcaattttctgagaaactggctTTTATATAACCTGACTTTGAACAGTGTTCTTGGTGCTGGCCACCTGCTCCACAGCCCCATTCTACACGTCTGAACACCGTTTCTAAGGAAACCTCCTTTACTGAAGTCTCAACACAGCTATGATTAGAGTGCCAAATTAGTCAGCAACATTGAAAGGACACATTTATGCGTTATGATTGACATGGAAtaatcaccacctccaccatctgcattctcatcaccatcattatcatagGCCCTCATCATTCTTATTTGGGATTCTGTATAATTCAAACTGCCTTAGAGGCATCACGTACCCTGCATTCCTCAGCAGCCCATCCTATTGGGCTGTGGCTGTGAGCCATGTGCTCTGGTGACTCAGAGCAGGCCCCACAGAGCAATCTCTTGTCAGCCTCACAGAAGAGCTCCTTAGTCTCCTCATGGAGCACACAGATATTGTCTGAGCTGTTGATGTTCTGAGGTCTGGTCTGTCTGGCTAGGGAAGCCAGCTTTTTGAGTGCCACATTGGTGTTGAAGTTGGGCTTCTCTGAGATTTGTCTGCACAAAGGGCAGTGAATTGGTGCTCTGCCTTCTTctgagcagaggcagaggcagggcctgcaaaagctgtgcccacagtcaATGGTGACCGGGTCTATGAAGTAGCTCATGCAAACGCAGCAAATGAGCTCATTCTGGAAGACTTGCAGGGCGTCTGAATCCatgtttctgaaaattaaaaaaaaaaaaagtgaggatttctctctcttatttttatttgccccgatgaaaaggaaaaaaaggccagTGGACCATTTTCCTTGTCTACTTGAGCTCTGTCCAATATGTCTAATAAGTTAGCTCCAGTACAAACTGAGACATAGTAAACGCAAACATGCTGGATTTATAAAGTTTTCCCTCATTAGCCATTGAAGATTCGGTCCAGGACTCCCTGAGATTCCAAGATCCTAAGATGTTCAAGTCTCTTATTAGTAAATGGTGTGGGATTTGTATGTAACCTAAACCTATCCTCCTGAATACTTTATGTCTAGATTACTTTGAAtgcctaacacaatgtaaatgctgtataAATACTTGTAATGCCATACTGTTTAGGAACAgcaagaagattaaaaatatgtacatgtttgGCAGGGcgtggtcactcatgcctgtaatcccagcactttggtatgccgaggagggcggatcacgaggtcaggagatcgagaccatcctggctaacacggtgaaaccccgtttctactgaaaatacaaaaaattaacagggcgtggtggcacctgcctgtagtcccagctatttggggggctgacgcaggagaatagcttgaacccaggaggcggaggttgcagtgagcccagatctcaccactgcactccatccagcgtgggtaatagagtgagactctgtctcaaaaaaaaaaaaaaaaagtacatgttcagtacagctgcttttttctccctgtaaatattttttatctgagaTTAGTTGAATTCACGGGTATGAAACTTATGGATATGAACAACCGtgatgcaaatgagaaaatgaaacgAATGTCCTCACGGCATTTTTGTTAAACAAGCTGTGCTCTCAATCGTTCCCAGTTACTTAGACAAGCTTAAAGCCTGGGTGGAAGGTAAAAGCTGGGATGATTTCTGAGTCCCTTATATAAGCTAATTAATGAAGAAGCACATTCTGAATGTCATCCTGTCTCTGCCATTCTATCTCTCTCAATGATTCCATGATGATAATATATGAAAGGCACTAAGTATCTATGGTATTATTCTATACTCCCTGCCTCCAAACTCACCTATGAAGTTTGCTcagacaattataaataaagtagCTTTTATCTAAGATTGATTAATCAGAGTGGACTGTCAACTCCTAAAATTATCAATCATTAAATTTGTCCTTTTAACTTTAACATCAAAACTCTTCCTTTcaatacattaaatgtaaataatatctattatttttgatTAGGAAAGTTTTTTCTCATAGTCAATTCAGATGATTAGAGAGAACACTATCACATTCTCAAAGAGCCAATATTTCAACTATAATAATTAACAAGAATTAATCAACAATTAATTAtcttctaaaataacaaaaaaatgaatatacgTATTAGGTTTTCCACTCTacactagaaaatccagaaatgcaGTTAATGGAAGCATGGCCGCCAATTCACCTTTCCCCTTAGTGACTTGGAAGTTGCAGCTTCTTGGGAGCCCTTGCCAATTGATTAGATCTattgatctattttctttctttctctctttctttttttttttttttttgttgttgttgttgagatgcagtctcagtctgtcacccaggctggagtgcagtggtgtgatctcaggttactgcaacctccacctcccaggttcaagcaattctcctactgcagcctcctgagtagctggtattacaggcgtccgccaccatgccaggataatttttttgtgattttagtagagaccgggtttcaccatgttggccaggctggtgtctaactctagacctcaagcgatctgcctgccttggcctctcaaagtgctaggctgcaaacatgagccatcatgcctggcagaTTAAATCTATTTTCAACAGCTTTCAAATCTAGTCTGCAAACTGCAAATTTTGAAGAGACAACAAATAAGACCTTTGCAACAAGAATTTTCAAagtaattcaacatttttaacacTCACTTTGGCATACATTATAACCACTACTACATGCCCACATTCCAGTGaacattttaggtattttatgGGTTCTATCATTGCATGAAACTATGGAAATATACCTTTACACACTTTAGAAAAAATCTAACAATACAGAAAACAGTcacataaaaagaatcaaatagcaaGGGAACACAGACCGTATCTTACAAACTGAAGATACTTTATATTGATTTTCTGTAAAATCATCAAGACAGTTATTTGTTTGCTTAGAAAAGACCCAAGCATGCTGCCAggtaaatttaaagtatttttaagagtaaaagtGAGCATGATGGTTTTGCTGCACATTTTATACTCACAAGGCTGCTATGAATGGTCTCAGTCTAGAAGTCTGTAGATATCCAGATTAGAAGTAACTCCTGGTGCTCCAAAGCCTAGCAGCCACAAATCCAGTGGGTCCTcactgaaggagagagaaatctCTGGACAAGCATCCTTTTAAAGTGTATGGGCCCACGAAAGACCACACCCACTTCCTGAGGTTGATTAGGTTACATAGAAACCGGTAAATTGGCTGATTAGGTTTATAGAGTATTGAAAACCACACTTGGGGGCTCAAAGCTCAACAGACAAGTTTGGAATGAGATGCAAGAAAGTTGACTTAACACAGggtattcaaagaaatattttaagtataacaattatttcactaaatattatcacatgctaatttttgtttgtttttgtttttgtttttgtttgtttgagacggtatctcgctctgtggccaaggctggagtgcaatggctcggtctcagctcactgcaacctctgtctcttgagttcaagtgattctcctgcctcagcctcccaagtagctgggattaccgtcGCCCACCActaggcccaactaatttttgtagttttagtggagaccaggtttcaccatgttgctcaggctggtctcaaactcctgatctcaggtaatctgcccaccttggcctcccaaagtgctgggattacaagcgtgagccactgcaccgggccacatgctaactttaaaattttgtttctcactctgtttcaaaattataattGCTTAAGTGCCTAGCCGTTATTTATCTGAATATGTTCATAGATAAAACATTAACTGGGATTACCAACACATCTGTGCTGTGTAACtctcttgtttaaaaaagtataacaaGGAACTTAATTGTGTtttacaaaattgtatatataatggTTGATAGAATTAGCTGTATCggtctgtttttcttatttttactattttatgacTATTTCCTAATGAtggatttatatgaaaataaaatctgttttttatttatccacctttttgaataattttaaaactgaaagtttacatatacatgtacaaaACTATCTATAACAATGTTATgtatccatatttttaaaattatataataattaatttacacaataaaaataattattattacttttttttttttgacatgcagtctccctctgtcacccaggctggatgcaatggcatgatctcggcttactgca includes:
- the LOC115834281 gene encoding putative tripartite motif-containing protein 64B, which encodes MDSDALQVFQNELICCVCMSYFIDPVTIDCGHSFCRPCLCLCSEEGRAPIHCPLCRQISEKPNFNTNVALKKLASLARQTRPQNINSSDNICVLHEETKELFCEADKRLLCGACSESPEHMAHSHSPIGWAAEECREKLIKEMDYLWKINQETRNNLNQETSKFHSLENYVSLRKMIIRIQYQKMHIFLEEEEQLHLQALEREAKELFQQLQDSQVRMTQHLEGMKDMYGELWETCRMPDVELLQDVGNVSARIDLAQMQKPQPVNPELTSWRITGVLDMLNNFRVDNALSTEMIPCYISLAEDVRYVIFGDDHLSAPVDPQGVESFAVWGTQAFTSGRHYWEVDVTLSSNWILGVCRDFRTADANIVIDSDETFFLISSKRSNHCNLSTNSPPLIQYVQRPLGRVGVFLDYDNGSVSFFDVSKSSLIYGFPPSSFSSPLRPFFCFGCT